A window from Dermacentor albipictus isolate Rhodes 1998 colony chromosome 10, USDA_Dalb.pri_finalv2, whole genome shotgun sequence encodes these proteins:
- the LOC135898878 gene encoding dual specificity protein phosphatase 8-like: protein MADQRVSLVGAAQLAGQLRTDPARVLVIDSRPFLEFNTCHIRDAVNVCCSKIIKRRLQHDKVSVCELLPSDGRQQRVEQVVVYDQGSWSVPSGDDSFLAVLLAKLARAFPGRVALLAGGLLEFSSRHRTLCEDGGSRGPLTSLSQPCLSAAGPTRILPFLFLGSQRDAQDPELLAAHNICYELNVSTSCPKPDFIPDAHFLRIPVNDSHADKLRPHFARACRFLDKVRESSGCVLVHCLAGVSRSPTVAIAYVMRHLGLSSDDAYRYVKSKRPSISPNFNFLGQLLEYERELRGEAVLRTGGAASAPLPEERPPGCCEEPRQQPREGERPPPLVRPASDPRWSLCRLSLDLRGSSTSSNRRDVQRSRSCNLQNWPLLGPHPEEELASASSLSATDCRLPEHQQTAPDEEEEVVLRRRHKAGNFEPRRDTRSHDSAYRSLTLEDMAELEAAASVEAGAACPLAPPPLPMSPLSPSESHLLQDFASSPPADSCCPAESLWGRSVELEGSHDSGVTSASSGSFWGAPLRAPSCSSSSTSSSTSSSSSSLAADAGVYGGECGASGFSSSRVLPRAQSCPVMLGSWLRRASSLDEFPPCSSSSSSSHAAALARPRNRYSCGSLEAVLGEAGASFAAISVSSLREAAARRQTPYSRRSASLIPVS from the exons GTGAGCGTGTGCGAGCTGCTGCCATCCGATGGTCGCCAGCAGCGGGTCGAGCAGGTGGTGGTGTACGACCAGGGCTCGTGGTCGGTTCCCAGCGGCGATGACTCCTTCCTCGCCGTGCTGCTTGCCAAACTGGCCAGGGCTTTTCCAGGGCGTGTGGCTCTGCTTGCAG GCGGGCTGCTGGAGTTCTCGAGCCGTCACCGTACGCTGTGCGAGGACGGCGGCTCCCGGGGCCCGCTGACGTCCCTGTCGCAGCCGTGCCTGAGCGCCGCGGGACCCACGCGGATCCTCCCTTTCCTCTTCCTGGGCTCTCAGCGCGACGCCCAGGACCCCGAGCTGCTGGCGGCGCACAACATCTGCTACGAGCTGAACGTGAGCACCTCCTGCCCCAAGCCGGACTTCATCCCCGACGCGCACTTCCTGCGCATCCCGGTGAACGACAGCCACGCCGACAAGCTGCGGCCCCACTTCGCTCGGGCCTGCCGCTTCCTGG ACAAGGTGCGGGAATCGAGCGGGTGCGTGCTGGTGCACTGTCTGGCCGGCGTGTCACGGTCTCCAACTGTGGCGATTGCGTACGTCATGCGTCACTTGGGCCTCTCGTCAGACGATGCCTACCG GTACGTCAAATCTAAACGCCCCAGCATCTCGCCAAACTTCAACTTCCTTGGCCAGCTGTTGGAGTACGAGCGCGAGCTACGTGGTGAAGCTGTTCTGCGGACGGGGGGTGCCGCTAGCGCACCACTGCCGGAAGAGAGGCCCCCCGGCTGCTGCGAGGAGCCTCGGCAGCAGCCCCGCGAGGGGGAGCGGCCTCCCCCCCTTGTGCGACCTGCTTCAGACCCACG GTGGTCCCTTTGCCGGCTGAGTTTGGACTTGCGGGGCTCGAGCACCAGTAGCAACCGCCGAGACGTGCAGCGCAGCCGGAGCTGCAACCTCCAGAACTGGCCACTACTGGGACCGCACCCGGAGGAAGAATTGGCATCCGCGTCGTCATTGTCAGCCACGGACTGCCGGCTCCCGGAGCACCAGCAGACGGCGCCGGACGAAGAGGAAGAGGTCGTCCTGCGCCGGCGGCATAAGGCAGGCAACTTTGAGCCACGCAGAGACACTCGCAGCCATGACAGTGCTTACAG GTCTCTCACCTTGGAAGACATGGCTGAGCTGGAGGCAGCAGCCAGTGTTGAGGCGGGCGCTGCGTGTCCCTTGGCGCCCCCTCCCCTTCCGATGAGTCCCCTGAGTCCCTCCGAGAGCCACCTGCTCCAGGATTTCGCCTCCTCCCCGCCTGCGGATAGCTGCTGCCCGGCAG AGAGTCTGTGGGGCCGATCAGTCGAGCTGGAAGGTTCCCACGACTCCGGCGTCACCAGCGCCTCGTCCGGTTCCTTCTGGGGCGCTCCGCTGCGGGCACCATCATGTTCCTCCTCTTCAACATCCTCGTCCACCTCTTCTTCCTCGTCGTCCCTGGCGGCGGATGCCGGTGTCTACGGTGGCGAGTGTGGTGCCTCGGGCTTCTCCTCGTCACGTGTGCTGCCACGCGCCCAGTCGTGTCCCGTCATGCTGGGCAGCTGGCTGCGCAGGGCCTCGAGTCTCGACGAGTTCCCtccctgctcctcctcctcctcgtcttcGCACGCGGCGGCGCTGGCACGACCGCGCAACCGCTACAGCTGCGGCAGCCTCGAGGCCGTGCTCGGCGAAGCAGGGGCCTCGTTCGCCGCCATCTCAGTGTCCTCGCTGCGCGAAGCCGCCGCCCGCCGCCAAACGCCGTACTCACGGCGCTCGGCCAGTCTCATCCCAGTCTCGTGA